Proteins encoded together in one Bactrocera neohumeralis isolate Rockhampton unplaced genomic scaffold, APGP_CSIRO_Bneo_wtdbg2-racon-allhic-juicebox.fasta_v2 cluster11, whole genome shotgun sequence window:
- the LOC126765706 gene encoding putative nuclease HARBI1, whose amino-acid sequence MSLFTIAAYLLTKNEWEKNEKVRRRILRDHSNPLDIPDSVFVAYYRISKEAFLGIVRDVQPFINPSFITIEIKLATTLRYLAEGGFQRSVRKDTDISLARSTVSKVLHEVLNELEKALCPNWIKLQMSEEEIKMSKAHFFNNFCIPGIIGCVDGTHIKITKPHQNEHLFFNRKGYFSVNAMMICDYRMRITAVDACHPGSSHDAFIFSLSAAKQYLSSRYVGGDHRSWLLGDSGYGLEPYLLTPYRHANAGSPQHKFNLQHSKARNIVERVIGVLKSRFKCLQTTMPYVPEKVVQMINICSALHNICRHYSLDVFALDVVDDFLDEEVADYSSHLQTAAVSIRDEIANNLTRIV is encoded by the exons atgagcttATTTACCATTGCTGCatatttattgacaaaaaatGAATGGGAAAAAAATGAGAAAGTTCGGCGGCGAATTTTAAGGGATCATTCCAATCCCTTGGATATCCCAGATTCcgt TTTTGTTGCCTATTACAGGATAAGTAAAGAAGCGTTTCTTGGAATTGTTCGTGATGTCCAACCATTCATAAATCCGTcatttattacgattgaaaTAAAGCTTGCTACTACTTTGAGGTACCTTGCAGAGGGAGGATTCCAGCGCTCGGTAAGAAAAGACACCGACATATCCCTTGCAAGAAGTACCGTGTCCAAAGTCTTACATGAGGTGCTAAATGAATTAGAAAAAGCACTGTGTCCAAACTGGATTAAACTACAAATGAgcgaagaagaaattaaaatgtcgaaagcacattttttcaacaatttttgtattCCCGGAATAATCGGTTGTGTGGACGGGACACACATAAAAATTACGAAGCCCCACCAAAATGAGCATCTGTTTTTTAACAGAAAGGGTTACTTCAGCGTTAATGCGATGATG ATTTGCGATTACAGAATGCGTATAACGGCTGTGGATGCATGCCACCCTGGCTCCAGTCATGACgcctttatattttctttaagtgCTGCCAAACAATATCTTTCATCCAGGTATGTGGGCGGAGACCATAGATCTTGGCTACTAGGAGATTCAGGATATGGCTTGGAACCATATTTACTTACCCCTTATCGTCATGCAAACGCTGGGTCACCACAGCACAAATTCAATTTACAACACTCCAAGGCAAGAAATATCGTTGAGAGAGTAATCGGAGTCCTCAAGAGCCGCTTTAAATGTCTTCAAACAACTATGCCATATGTCCCAGAGAAAGTTGTACAAATGATAAATATATGCAGTGCTTTGCACAACATTTGTCGCCATTACAGCCTGGATGTCTTTGCTTTAGATGTAGTGGACGATTTTCTGGACGAAGAAGTTGCTGATTATAGCAGCCATCTACAAACTGCCGCTGTATCCATTCGAGATGAAATCGCAAATAACTTAACGCGTAtagtttaa